From Nitrososphaerales archaeon:
CTTAAGATTTCTGCCGCTCGCTCTGGTGGGACTTGAACGATGTAAATACCATTACCCTTCTCAAAACCAGCCCACCTTTCGAGTTGAGGATAGACTTCAATATGCCAATGAATTTGGCGGGTCGCTTTCTTTTCGGATGATGTGTGAAAGACCAGATTGAATGAAGGGTTATTTAACGATTTCGCCAAACCACCGAGAGTGGAGCGAAGCATTATAGATAGGTCTCGAATATCCTTTTGAGTAACACGCAAAAAGCTAACCTGGTGCCTCTTTGGAAAGATCCAGAATTCAAAAGAATGAGTAGGTGACCATGGACAAAATGCTACAAAAGAATTTGTAGCAAGTATCTGCCTGGGGCCACCAGACTCTATATTCAAGATCGAACACATGGGGCAGACGCCCAGATCACGCATAGACCTTTGAACAGCGAGGGCCTCTTGCTCGATGATTGGAGGGAGGCGAGGAAGTGTCAATATCTGGAGATGAGGGTGTGACTGTGAAGCCCCCGCATCCCTACCATAATTTATAAATATAGAGACGTACGCGACACGTTTTTTGCCGTATAACCAACGGACCTTATCCTGAACCGTAGTCAATATATTGATCCATTGTTCGACACTCATCTGAGAGAAGGATTCGTTATGGTTCGGTGTGGCTACGACTACATAGTGATATCCATAGGCTGGTTCACTATAGAGTGGATGATCACCATACACCTCTTTACTACTTATACTTACAGCGGGGTACTGATTAGGAAAGACCCTTACACACCAATCGCGAATGACTTCTCCTTCTGTATCAGAGAGTTTTATGAGCGAGCCTTCTCTCGAAACCAATACCAGGTCTGCGGGAGGGGTTTGAGATTCGTTACCGGGGCAGAATGGGCAGACATCTTCCTTCTCTTTTATCATTACAGATGGAAATTCGAAGGGTCTGTTTGCACGCTCGGTCGAAATGATCGTATATCGGTCTAAAAAGTAATCCTTCCTTAATTCAGCCAAGTTGGCTCAATCTATCCTATCAATATACTATGTTTAAATCTTTCCACCGTTTATCCCATATCATGGGATCATCAAGGATCATCGGTGGTGCTCTTGGTTAAGTTGTTATACGTGCTATTGGATGGGGCCGGAGATTTGCCAGATCCTACTTTAAATCTTGTTACACCTCTGGAGGCTGCATATACCCCCTCTCTAGATTCTTTAGCAAGGTTGGGTGTAAGTGGGCTTGTGTACTCGGTAGGTAAAGGAATTTCGCCCGAATCTGATATCGCGGTATTCAACATGTTAAGTTATGATTTTTCATCGAATTATGTTGGTAGAGGTGTGGTCGAAGCGGTAGGTGCGGGTATGGAGTTTCGTGATGGATACCTAGCACTTCGGGGGAACTTTGCCACGATTGATGAGGATCTGTCGATCATCGACCGACGCGCTGGTAGAGATATCTCGAGTGAAGAAGCCAATGAGTTGGCGGAAGCTATCAAAAGGTATGTGAAGCTTTCTTATAAGGGTGCGAGCTTCGATTTTGTACCAACGGTCGCACACCGTTGTACCGTGGTATTCAAAGTTGAAGGAGTAAATCTTTCTGCCAACATCTCCAACACAGACCCCGCTTATACGCGTGTAAGTGGCATGGGTGTTGTAAGTGGTGCTGATTATCCAAAGAGTATTCAGAAGTGCTTGCCATTGGATAATGAAGAATCATCACGATTATCTGCATCTTTAGTGAATGAGTTTTCAGATAAGGCTATAAGGGTTCTTCGATCACACCCGGTCAATCTAAAGCGTGTGAAGGAGGGTAAGAAGGCTGCGAATGCGATCCTCCTAAGAGATGCTGGAAATCAACTTCCAAAGATACCATCTATCTATGAAAAGTTTGGAATGAGATTCGCCTGTATTGCCGACCTTCCTGTAGAAATAGGTATCGCTCGCTTACTCGGTATGGAGGTTGCAAAAGCGGGTGGATTAGGAGATTATGAGAAGAAGGCGGAGGTTGTGTTAGATCTCTTAAAGAAGTTTGATGGTGTTTACGTTCATTTAAAAGGGCCCGATGAGCCTGGGCATGATGGTAACGCTAAGATGAAGAAGAGAGTGATCGAAGAGATCGATCGAAGATTCTTCGCAAGGCTCATCCCTCAATTAGATCTTGATGAGACTTTAATAGTGATCTCATCGGACCATTCTACACCTTGTCGATTGAAGGCCCATACCGATGATCCTGTACCACTCTTGGTAGTTAATAAAAGAATAAAAAGGGATAATACTTGCCGCTTCACAGAAAGAGATGCAGCAAAGGGAAGTCTAGGTGTACTTCGCGGTGTTGAAGTCCTTGCAAAGGCCCTCTCATTAGTACGTTGATGTCCAGATTAGATGTATTGCTTATTATTGCTTATTAAATGATTGGTACTTTTCGCTACTCCTCTAATTATCTCAATCACTATTAGTGTTTACTATTAATTCTTACCCTCTTCGATCGTGAAAAGATCGATGAGCTCCTTAATGTTGGCCACTCTATCGAGTCTATAAATTACTTTTATAGCCTCTTCGGTCCGATCTTCAGACAACCTTCCTTGTACCAGAGTTCTAAATTTATCTTCCAATTCCTTATCGGTCAATGGATTATCTGGATCACCTTTTGGCGCTTCGATACAATCTTCATAGACCTTTCCATTTTTCAATCTAATTTTAGCTGTAGCCTGCCATCTTTTGGGAAATACTTTATCGAGTTCTGGATCGTTGATGACCTTTACCTTCTTCGCTAAATTTAAAACCTCTTCATTCTTTATCATCTCCTCACTATACTCATTAATAAATGCTCTACCCTTTAAGATGGCTACCGAGATGCTGAATGGCATACTGAATTGGGCATCGACGATATTTCTCGGCCTACATTTAACTTCGATCGGCTCAGCTACGATCGGTAATGCGGTCTTGACGGTACCTACGATTACTTCATCTATATCGTATGAGTTTATCCCATTCTCCCTAACGATCTTTAAGACAACATCGATGGCTGGTTGAATATAGCGGCAGCATGCATGGGGTTTTATCGAAATTTCATTTATCAAGAATCGCTCACCCAACCCCTCTGTAAGTTTACTTAGATCGTATCGATCGGTATGAGCCCTAATGAACCCATGCCTACCCTCCAGAACGGTCTTGGGGCCTGTGAAGCCTTCCTTTGCCAATAGTGCTGCGATTATCCCACTATGCGCAGCCCAGCCTGGATGGAGCCTCTTTGTCCATGAACCATCGCTAAGAAACTCCATGAGCCCAGATGCTTGACTACCCACGATGCCCAACGCATTTACCATCTCATCTACATTAAGATCGATGATCATACCAGCAGCTAAAGCGGCACCAAACGCCCCACAGGTAGCTGTAGGATGGAAGCCTCGAGCGTAGTGAGCAGAAGGTATAAGTGCAGCACCGAGCCTTAACATAAGATCGTATCCAACGATTATAGCCAATATACATTCTTTACCACTCGCTTCAAGCTTTTCAGCTATAGCGAGAGTTGCGGGTATGATTACAGCGCCTGGATGTGATGAAGATTCATTTTCCACATCATCGAGTTCCAACCCATGGGCCATAACTCCATTTACAAGAGCAGCGTTCGGGCTCGGCACCTTCAAATTGCTTGCAATTACACTACTCTCTAACCTTCCACCCATACTCTTTACAAGATTGAATACCTTTTTACTCGATGGTAGGTTAGATCCACCTACAGCGACACCCAACAGATCTAAGATACACCGTTTTGCTGAATGGATCGTATAATCGCCCAACTTATTAAAGTCAAGTTCTGTGTAAAAACTAGCTAACTTTTCTGTTAACAATCGAGCTCCATTTTACTAAAGAAACTCATAAATTAAAGCTTATTGATTTTCTTCGATCGAGTACTGAAGGCCGTCATTATGAAGTGCCACTTAAGAGAATAATCTCTGTTAATTTGATTTCGAGATCTGAACGATCCTTGAGAATTTTTATCAATAAATAATAAATGACTTATTAAAAGACTTAAAAAATCGGCCAAAGATTAAAATAAGGTGATTCTTCTTGAGCGTAATGAAATCGGCACAAAGAGGTATCATAACGGAGGAGATTAAGATCGTAGCAGATACTGAAAATCTCTCGGTAGAATCTTTAAAGCAGAGGGTGGCAAATGGTAGGGTAATCATACCGAAGAATGTAAGGCGTGAAGGTGTAAAGCTGGTAGCGATAGGTGAAGGGTTATCTACAAAAGTGAACGTGAATGTTGGCACTTCCACAGTCTTCGCAGATCTAGATATGGAGATCGAAAAAGCCAAGGTAGCTTTAAATTATGGTACCGATACGCTCATGGACCTTAGTACAGGAGGGGATCTTGACCTTATAAGGCGAAGCCTCATCAAGATCTGCCACGTACCCTTCGGAACCGTGCCGATCTATCAGGCTTACATCGAAGCGACGAGGAAATTTGGCTCCTTTATTCATATGAATGAAGATCTTATCTTCAATAGCATCGAAAGACACCTTGAAGATGGTGTCGATTTTATTACCGTTCATACGGGAGTCACCAAGAATTTGGCTGAGAAGTTAAAGAAAGTAGGGAGAACAGCAGGTATAGTGAGTAGAGGTGGTTCGATACTTGTAGCATGGATGCTTCATAATGGGCTCGAAAACCCCCTTTATGCTCATTACGATTACCTACTTGAGTTAGCTTCAAGATACGATATTACCCTCAGCCTCGGTGATGCGCTCAGACCGGGAAGCATCGTTGATGCCCATGATGAATTTCAAATCGAAGAGCTCATGAATAACGCTAGACTCGCTAAATTGGCGAGAGAAAGGTGTGTACAAGTTATGATAGAAGGTCCAGGCCATATGCCCATCGATAAGATTGCAGAAGATGTGAGGATGGAAAAGACATTAAGTGACGGTACTCCTTACTATGTACTAGGCCCACTCGTTACAGATATAGCGGTAGGTTATGACCATATAGCGGCAGCTATTGGTGCTGCTATAGCCAGTATGAGTGGTGCAGACCTTATATGCTACTTGACACCTTCGGAACATATCTCTTTACCCAATGTAGAGCAGGTAAAAGAAGGGTTGATAGCTGCCAAGATTGCTGCTCATGCGGGAGATCTGATCAAGTTGAGAGAAAGAACGTTAAAGAAGGATTTGGAGATGAGTTTGGCAAGGGCGAGGCTCGATTGGGAAGCTATGAAGTCTCTATCTTACGACCCCGTCCATTTTGATAAGATAAGGACTCAGCTGAAAAGAGTGGAAGGGTCCTGCACTATGTGTGGTGATATGTGCGTATATCTTCTACTTCAAAGATACTTTAGGCCAAAATCTTAAGTATTTTAGAAATAAAATCGAACTGATAATAAAATCTTATTCATTTGGCATTAAATAGTTAAAAATTATGAAATAGGTTTAGTTAAAGCCCTGATGATTCAAACTAATAAACTTAATTTAAAAACCAACTTTACATTTTAAAATATCTAACCCTTCTACCATATTTTAGATTATCAATGCAAAGGTTTACCGAAAGTTATACGATCTAAATTAAAGATTTAAAATTAAATGTAAATTAATCGATTAAAGATTTAGAAATTGTAAGGCAAAGTTTTTTAATCTATAATTGTATGCTCAACGTAGCGATGATAATTCCCGTTAAAAAAGTGACCATCGTTACACTTACAGAGTACGAAGAATTTATACTCAGCGAACTTGGGAAGCTGGGTGTTTTAGAGTTAAGGAAGCTTCGTGAGGATGAATTTAAGGGATTGAAGGAGACGGGTAATGAAGATGAAGTAGCCAAGTATAGTGAACTTTACGGAAGATTCACTCTACTCTACAACCAATTGATTGGTGAATTTCAAGAACCTAAAGAAGGGATGAGTGAAGTAACAATAACTAAGATCCCCATAAAAGAGTTAGAAGATATGGTCAACAAGTTAGAGAGTTATGTGACGAGTCTTAATCAACTAAAAGAATTAAGAACGACGATCAGTATATTGAAGGAGCAAAAGTTAGATCCGAAGAGCCTTGGTGATTTTGAGCATATATTTACAAAAGCAGGTATTTTACCATTGACTTCGCTTCGAAAGGTTGAAGAATTAGCTAAAATAAGAAGTGATATTCAATATAGATTTGCACCCATATCTGAAAGTGAAGTCTTTCTTTATATAGGTGGATTGATCGATGCCAGGCAGACCGTTATAGATGCGCTCTACCCAGATTTTAAAGAATTCAAACTACCTCCTGAAGTACCTGGAAGGATAGAGGATGCTGTTACTTGGGTTGAGCAAGAGATAACTCATAGAAAAGATCAGATTTTAGAATTATTGAATAAATTAAGTTTTGGTAGACGTGTCAAGTACTCGTTAGAGATCGCCAAAGGAGTATCAAAGTTGTTAAGAAGTAAGATGGTAAGTGTGATGAGTGGATGGGTACCTTTAGACAA
This genomic window contains:
- a CDS encoding MmgE/PrpD family protein — protein: MLTEKLASFYTELDFNKLGDYTIHSAKRCILDLLGVAVGGSNLPSSKKVFNLVKSMGGRLESSVIASNLKVPSPNAALVNGVMAHGLELDDVENESSSHPGAVIIPATLAIAEKLEASGKECILAIIVGYDLMLRLGAALIPSAHYARGFHPTATCGAFGAALAAGMIIDLNVDEMVNALGIVGSQASGLMEFLSDGSWTKRLHPGWAAHSGIIAALLAKEGFTGPKTVLEGRHGFIRAHTDRYDLSKLTEGLGERFLINEISIKPHACCRYIQPAIDVVLKIVRENGINSYDIDEVIVGTVKTALPIVAEPIEVKCRPRNIVDAQFSMPFSISVAILKGRAFINEYSEEMIKNEEVLNLAKKVKVINDPELDKVFPKRWQATAKIRLKNGKVYEDCIEAPKGDPDNPLTDKELEDKFRTLVQGRLSEDRTEEAIKVIYRLDRVANIKELIDLFTIEEGKN
- a CDS encoding DUF4921 family protein; this encodes MAELRKDYFLDRYTIISTERANRPFEFPSVMIKEKEDVCPFCPGNESQTPPADLVLVSREGSLIKLSDTEGEVIRDWCVRVFPNQYPAVSISSKEVYGDHPLYSEPAYGYHYVVVATPNHNESFSQMSVEQWINILTTVQDKVRWLYGKKRVAYVSIFINYGRDAGASQSHPHLQILTLPRLPPIIEQEALAVQRSMRDLGVCPMCSILNIESGGPRQILATNSFVAFCPWSPTHSFEFWIFPKRHQVSFLRVTQKDIRDLSIMLRSTLGGLAKSLNNPSFNLVFHTSSEKKATRQIHWHIEVYPQLERWAGFEKGNGIYIVQVPPERAAEIL
- a CDS encoding alkaline phosphatase family protein, whose amino-acid sequence is MVKLLYVLLDGAGDLPDPTLNLVTPLEAAYTPSLDSLARLGVSGLVYSVGKGISPESDIAVFNMLSYDFSSNYVGRGVVEAVGAGMEFRDGYLALRGNFATIDEDLSIIDRRAGRDISSEEANELAEAIKRYVKLSYKGASFDFVPTVAHRCTVVFKVEGVNLSANISNTDPAYTRVSGMGVVSGADYPKSIQKCLPLDNEESSRLSASLVNEFSDKAIRVLRSHPVNLKRVKEGKKAANAILLRDAGNQLPKIPSIYEKFGMRFACIADLPVEIGIARLLGMEVAKAGGLGDYEKKAEVVLDLLKKFDGVYVHLKGPDEPGHDGNAKMKKRVIEEIDRRFFARLIPQLDLDETLIVISSDHSTPCRLKAHTDDPVPLLVVNKRIKRDNTCRFTERDAAKGSLGVLRGVEVLAKALSLVR
- the thiC gene encoding phosphomethylpyrimidine synthase ThiC, coding for MKSAQRGIITEEIKIVADTENLSVESLKQRVANGRVIIPKNVRREGVKLVAIGEGLSTKVNVNVGTSTVFADLDMEIEKAKVALNYGTDTLMDLSTGGDLDLIRRSLIKICHVPFGTVPIYQAYIEATRKFGSFIHMNEDLIFNSIERHLEDGVDFITVHTGVTKNLAEKLKKVGRTAGIVSRGGSILVAWMLHNGLENPLYAHYDYLLELASRYDITLSLGDALRPGSIVDAHDEFQIEELMNNARLAKLARERCVQVMIEGPGHMPIDKIAEDVRMEKTLSDGTPYYVLGPLVTDIAVGYDHIAAAIGAAIASMSGADLICYLTPSEHISLPNVEQVKEGLIAAKIAAHAGDLIKLRERTLKKDLEMSLARARLDWEAMKSLSYDPVHFDKIRTQLKRVEGSCTMCGDMCVYLLLQRYFRPKS